A window from Solea senegalensis isolate Sse05_10M linkage group LG15, IFAPA_SoseM_1, whole genome shotgun sequence encodes these proteins:
- the LOC122781535 gene encoding uncharacterized protein LOC122781535 isoform X1 yields MSESIVRKVQPFTIGTKLSVPTVPKCQDFTESYLQSPSLDNCTLQHNLNSLYLSRSQVCAHDLVSPIVKQVAPVKEQQEHMAAEDQLNQNCPSAVSRSIKKITISGKERSENKLALGPEQLSITGSTSENNNNNNNNNIPSTSELHLPRIVGVSCENKPSSQFKVLIRKDASDQSPHAQTRVKPSRDKSLQQISVPESQMKELQWKESHPLTQSEASAAVASQSDCFTQRNSLFNKEVLQAEAWIKGKLQDLKDGCNVQRCPLQDWEEASQTLQRDLKDFENTLIQLNQMGEQLLCKLNPTSDLVKKQLSQLRDQWQTLKQTAANQMRALGGAKNLQEFNKKVDKLEAWIKEKQEEEQSLVDVLGENVDKMQLTRRILDLKQDEQLYRNLHEEINHSALKLEKQGKTDGKNISTRRKHINKMYTFSLKLNWWLSVQSHLKNYHENLQLALEVSSFYQQADNILFAINSMRKSISASEEWDNLGDREIRDIASQIMMLDVSVSQLSNLHPALASGVTQKQTEVKDCWALLHKVFRSDRTTLSPTGSTFTREDADPLTLVREPQCNVGTTETQRIMGKEVKEEQNRLKGCASAAECESGRRTPSSQSQEQQSANHTSFPVGDGANEVIVRRQLKAESTKPRTEPKLATGPHSHPQLHIQLQKFTASADKTLSWLKDSVSMATQVCSIASFEGLEAARRCQHTLERDILTNKARIEVVKREGRGLVRAQHPGSTKIEEFLSQLEVLWEELRRRHQRNTVFLKASEELGFRVVKVLQALGSLEAWLESVELSMKESALAGDPETMSMAERESCLLEKEVAARSLELTALRQEVDRLHVHSHPHAQWLPARMEEVERKYHRVQGALTQQSSKLQDTRMLTEFLERVELEESQDGCQYNLGQPLHSEISSAPTLLGLQSSVGSGGEPLIESMGDPVEVLQEAVEMLNDTVRERGRSQSHDQAIQELLSKHASLTVHVEECLCCSKELGLDILERETDLAIQCEPDRCGLEALQEKQDHLEIDYEVIREEVKEMKNLASRLDDLCPERMHILRAKIQATLLVCTELGKSVTENKSRLQEFMQLQDFFRRYLSMISWTEDTRSCIFSDTALNPGKDGERPLAAELDMQIEQRFEEFDELAATGRNLLDKEHHLTQMVRERMEELRSMLGWILVHWRAQKQQWFHKKSSQDLSPDTIYSEATICPSLTEISVPKPEAYQLHQSTLVTSEKDKVKAAGDNWPSSLVARQSEQQEERQFEDGYEVMKSVGPQGGEASLSESPKPSIMVLKEPSNPALGGTVNLILSFGNTGESHVQVLDAPAQTDAVVEDDSEPVHRSAVPQSSACKNFWRRCQGLLENTLGSLKRKRKIYRQSANEVSTYLHVKDNNLAAAPVYESITLPRQKSRSAASASPTFLPPSSSSSFTSSSASAPQATNVTFHPLTGSSSSSIFSSLKRMSKKRKRKRDARRHTIQKIMGVEAQTEEVHQYGSETMTYDTHTWPLKEGRRKKSSQKSPASGDRVEAIAYMKNPLLKDIDTECFGEYSIIPYAVSEGPTLSSTGQVRSHCRFLSLGSVLSFELPKDMTVIPSIQDIITIAPPESKKGVGTDPDPHSQRYSALSSFKQTRPTPAITHSSSDVSSTETHSSTAAVKTLSEVDRTSQPPPSLSTGEDEDQTVPCNELSMTQSGLCEATEREWDKITSRVSPPRTPDKDRTSQPSGIPIYVNQTQRTPVHKHECPSVHTLIRDLNGHVYHKGARCRSMCEESPGPQCLSQASHMVVNLKSTVSMSVCQDSVDSEVSSSRSTKVCTDAPCPDISQPKGIVGRLMSFEVGGIDCSDTKENNTTSPGPSLPTAEQETEPVHLDRQQFEEEEEELQDIWNQTPNYRQSICSDIMYQSTLDANVAPHQSKAPHSPSPSPKAPNVLYRNLVTASAPNLLVAEFKLPSHIQSLLGYNKEQSPRSHLPPLAQGHRRSWAAFPNREAESKTAVSVNETACDPVKLPDVGDNHRYIYQYREDEEEEEEAKVREVVDEHTGGSKDQSMSLLSVHMDLGGACHHRQASQSLEDTERQEEPAATGGRCFTLSGKPDLQSMEGTLERKHKLQLAGKKATSRGWNSYHVVLHRNTLCFYQDRKDTLRNSACGLPLNLMGAECSPAPEYTKKSNCFRLQLRDGSEYLFNAPSRFMMRKWMMKIQANTGQRESVSSISSVPAEQGLPVSLNLSPCSGCHDLARCHCYSRHDVTSTFPRREPASVAQSKEIIVLTREFSQMPQSHLRSLDEHSAISSYLGGCWDEDKGNMKQTMTNRLSGASRDHTSSSPQSPLCSGQEWLINKRRSHSFTSATYQKIKPTLHTPRGVERGSNYSVTLVVGDKLSDGTSTNRSSEPPLLAVAGLQQESHHDSDLRSYASLPRPRNKSVFQKFFGKRDL; encoded by the exons ATGTCTGAGAGCATTGTGAGGAAGGTGCAGCCCTTCACTATTGGGACAAAATTGTCTGTCCCCACTGTGCCAAAATGCCAGGATTTTACAGAGAGTTACCTGCAGAGCCCGAGTCTGGACAACTGCACCTTACAGCATAACCTGAACTCGCTCTACCTGAGTCGATCCCAGGTCTGTGCACATGATCTGGTCTCACCCATTGTCAAGCAAGTAGCCCCAGTGAAAGAACAGCAGGAGCACATGGCAGCGGAGGACCAGCTGAACCAGAACTGCCCATCTGCCGTCTCCAGATCTATCAAGAAGATCACCATCTCTGGGAAAGAGAGGTCAGAGAACAAGCTGGCTTTGGGACCTGAACAGCTTTCAATCACAGGCTCCACatctgaaaacaacaataacaacaacaacaacaacatcccaAGCACGTCAGAGCTACATCTGCCCAGGATCGTGGGAGTGAGTTGTGAAAATAAGCCCAGTTCTCAGTTTAAG GTTTTAATCAGAAAAGATGCCAGTGATCAGTCTCCACACGCACAAACCAGGGTGAAACCGAGTAGAGACAAATCTCTACAGCAG ATCTCAGTGCCCGAATCACAGATGAAGGAGCTTCAGTGGAAAGAAAGTCACCCACTCACTCAGAGCGAAGCATCGGCAGCTGTTGCATCACAGAGTGACTGCTTCACTCAGCGCAACTCACTCTTCAACAAGGAAGTTCTGCAG GCAGAGGCATGGATCAAAGGCAAACTTCAAGATCTGAAGGATGGCTGTAATGTTCAGcgctgccccctgcaggactGGGAGGAAGCCTCACAGACGCTTCAGCGAGACCTCAAAGACTTTGAGAACACACTAATTCAACTCAACCAG ATGGGTGAGCAGTTGCTCTGCAAGCTGAACCCAACGTCTGATCTGGTGAAGAAGCAGCTCAGCCAGCTCAGGGACCAGTGGCAGACACTTAAACAGACAGCTGCAAATCAGATGAGGGCCCTCGGTGGAGCCAAGAACCTGCAAGAGTTCAACAAAAAAGTGGACAAACTGGAAGCATGGATTAAAGAGAAG caggaggaggagcagtcaCTGGTGGACGTCCTGGGGGAGAATGTTGACAAAATGCAGCTGACCAGAAGAATTTTAGATCTGAAACAG GATGAGCAGCTATACAGAAACCTCCACGAGGAGATCAACCACTCAGCCCTAAAGCTGGAGAAACAGGGGAAGACAGATGGCAAAAACATCTCCACCAGACGGAAACACATCAATAAAATGTACACTTTCTCCCTGAAGTTGAACTG GTGGCTGAGTGTCCAGTCTCATCTGAAAAACTACCATGAAAATCTCCAGCTGGCGCTGGAGGTGTCCTCTTTCTACCAGCAGGCTGATAATATATTGTTTGCTATCAACAGCAtg AGGAAAAGCATATCCGCGTCCGAAGAGTGGGACAACTTAGGTGATCGGGAAATCCGCGACATTGCCAGTCAAATCATG ATGCTAGATGTGAGCGTGTCCCAGCTGTCGAATCTCCATCCTGCCCTGGCCTCTGGCGTCACACAGAAGCAGACTGAGGTGAAGGACTGCTGGGCACTTCTTCATAAAGTATTCCG GAGTGACAGGACCACGCTCTCTCCTACTGGCTCCACTTTCACCAGAGAAGATGCTGACCCACTGACCCTAGTGCGGGAACCCCAGTGCAATGTGGGAACAACAGAGACCCAAAGGATCATGGGAaaagaggtgaaggaggagcagAATCGTCTGAAGGGCTGTGCG AGTGCTGCTGAATGTGAGAGTGGCAGGAGAACCCCGAGCAGCCAAAGCCAGGAACAGCAATCAGCGAACCACACCTCTTTTCCTGTGGGAGACGGAGCCAATGAAGTCATTGTCAGACGTCAGCTGAAGGCAGAAAG caCGAAGCCCAGAACAGAGCCCAAACTTGCCACCGGCCCCCACAGCCACCCACAGCTTCACATACAGCTTCAGAAGTTCACTGCATCTGCTGACAAG ACTTTGTCCTGGCTGAAAGACAGCGTGTCCATGGCCACACAGGTGTGTTCAATAGCCAGCTTTGAGGGTTTGGAGGCAGCCAGGAGGTGTCAGCACACTCTGGAACGAGATATCCTCACCAACAAAGCCAGGATAGAGGTGGTCAAAAGG GAGGGACGTGGGCTGGTCCGTGCACAGCACCCTGGCAGCACCAAGATCGAAGAGTTCCTCAGCCAGCTGGAAGTCCTCTGGGAAGAACTGCGGAGGCGGCACCAGAGGAACACTGTTTTTCTGAAAGCCTCGGAGGAGCTCGGCTTCAGA GTTGTAAAAGTCCTCCAGGCATTGGGCAGCCTGGAGGCTTGGCTGGAATCGGTGGAGCTTTCCATGAAGGAATCCGCACTTGCCGGTGACCCTGAAACAATGAGCATGGCTGAGAGGGAGAGCTGTCTGCTGGAGAAGGAGGTGGCAGCACGTAGCCTGGAGCTCACTGCTCTGAGACAAGAGGTGGACCGCCTCCACGTCCACAGTCACCCGCACGCACAATGGCTGCCAGCACGCATGGAGGAGGTGGAAAGaaa GTACCATCGTGTCCAGGGTGCTTTGACCCAGCAGAGCTCAAAGCTGCAGGACACGCGAATGCTGACAGAGTTCCTGGAGCGtgtggagctggaggagagcCAGGATGGTTGCCAGTATAACCTGGGCCAG CCTCTCCACAGTGAGATTTCCTCAGCCCCTACATTACTGGGACTCCAAAGCAGTGTTGGTAGTGGTGGTGAGCCCCTGATAGAAAGCATGGGGGACCCTGTGGAGGTACTCCAAGAGGCTGTGGAGATGCTGAATGacacagtgagggagagaggcagATCGCAGAGCCACGACCAGGCCATCCAGGAGCTTCTGAGCAAG CATGCCAGCCTAACAGTGCATGTGGAGGAGTGCTTATGCTGCAGCAAGGAGCTTGGCCTGGACATCctggagagggagacagactTGGCCATCCAGTGTGAGCCAGACCGGTGCGGCCTCGAGGCTCTTCAGGAGAAGCAGGACCACCTGGAG ATCGACTATGAAGTCATcagggaggaggtgaaggagatgAAGAACCTGGCTTCCCGGTTGGACGACCTTTGTCCAGAGAGAATGCACATACTCAGGGCGAAGATCCAGGCGACGCTGCTGGTCTGCACCGAGCTGGGAAAGAGTGTGACGGAGAACAAGTCACGTCTGCAAGAGTTTATGCAGCTCCAAGACTTCTTTCGGCGCTACCTCTCCATGAT CTCATGGACTGAAGACACCAGGTCGTGCATTTTCTCAGATACTGCCTTAAATCCTGGGAAAGATGGTGAGAGGCCACTGGCTGCAGAGCTGGACATGCAGATAGAGCAAAGGTTTGAGGAGTTTGATGAGCTGGCAGCCACAGGGAGGAACCTTTTAGACAAAGAACACCACCTCACACAGATG GTGAGAGAGCGCATGGAGGAACTGCGGAGTATGCTTGGATGGATCTTGGTGCACTGGAGGGCTCAGAAACAGCAGTGGTTTCATAAAAAGAGCAGTCAGGATCTTTCACCAGACACCATTTATTCGGAGGCTACAATTTGCCCCTCATTAACTGAG aTTTCAGTTCCTAAACCAGAGGCCTACCAGCTCCATCAGTCTACACTTGTCACCTCGGAAAAAGACAAagtaaaagcagcaggagacaaCTGGCCCTCGTCTCTTGTGGCCAGACAAtctgagcagcaggaggagaggcAGTTCGAGGACGGGTATGAGGTCATGAAAAGTGTTGGACCACAGGGAGGTGAGGCTTCCCTGTCAGAGTCTCCCAAACCGTCTATCATGGTCCTCAAGGAGCCCAGCAACCCTGCTCTAGGTGGCACGGTCAACCTCATCCTGAGCTTTGGTAACACGGGGGAAAGCCATGTTCAGGTGCTTGATGCACCTGCTCAGACGGATGCAGTAGTGGAGGATGACTCTGAGCCTGTCCACAGG TCCGCTGTGCCTCAATCTTCTGCCTGTAAAAACTTTTGGAGGCGCTGCCAGGGGCTTTTGGAAAATACTTTGGGTagtttaaagagaaaaagaaagatttatCGGCAGAGTGCAAATGAG GTAAGTACCTACTTGCATGTCAAGGATAACAACTTGGCCGCAGCTCCTGTGTATGAGAGTATCACCCTGCCGCGCCAAAAGAGCCGCTCTGCAGCCTCGGCCTCCCCGACTTTCTTGCcaccctcgtcctcctcctccttcacgtCGTCCTCTGCATCGGCACCTCAGGCGACCAACGTGACGTTCCACCCTCTgacgggcagcagcagcagctccatcttcagcaGCCTCAAGAGGATGagcaagaagaggaagaggaagagagacgcTCGCAGACACACCATCCAGAAAATCATGGGAGTGGAAGCACAAACGGAAGAGGTGCATCAGTATGGCAGTGAGACAATGACATATGACACGCATACATGGCCACTGAAGGAaggcaggaggaagaagagttCACAGAAGAGCCCGGCCAGTGGTGATAGAGTAGAAGCTATAGCTTATATGAAGAATCCCTTGTTGAAGGACATTGATACAGAGTGTTTTGGAGAATACAGCATTATTCCTTATGCTGTATCAGAGGGTCCAACTTTATCTTCCACTGGTCAGGTAAGAAGCCACTGCAGATTCCTCTCTTTGGGCTCTGTGTTGAGCTTTGAGCTTCCTAAGGACATGACCGTCATCCCCAGCATTCAGGACATTATCACTATTGCCCCACCTGAGTCCAAAAAAGGAGTGGGGACTGATCCAGACCCCCACTCTCAGAGGTACTCAGCCCTGAGCTCCTTCAAACAGACGCGACCGACTCCTGCCATCACACACAGTTCATCGGATGTTAGCTCTACTGAAACACACAGTTCGACAGCTGCAGTGAAAACTCTGTCTGAGGTGGACAGGACTTCCCAACCGCCGCCTTCTCTTTCCACGGGAGAAGATGAAGATCAGACTGTACCATGCAACGAACTATCGATGACCCAGTCAGGTCTGTGTGAGGCCACAGAGCGCGAGTGGGACAAAATAACATCACGGGTTAGTCCACCACGTACGCCGGACAAGGACAGGACCAGCCAGCCTTCTGGGATCCCTATTTATGTGAACCAAACACAACGTACACCTGTGCACAAACACGAGTGTCCTAGTGTCCACACACTCATTCGAGACCTAAATGGACATGTCTACCACAAAGGTGCAAGATGTCGCAGTATGTGTGAGGAGAGCCCGGGGCCTCAGTGCCTGAGCCAAGCTTCTCACATGGTAGTAAATCTAAAGTCAACAGTGAGTATGAGTGTTTGTCAGGACTCAGTGGACTCTGAGGTCTCCAGTTCCAGAAGCACCAAGGTTTGTACTGATGCACCATGTCCAGACATCTCACAGCCTAAAGGAATCGTGGGGAGGCTCATGTCCTTTGAGGTGGGAGGTATCGACTGCTCTGACACAAAAGAGAACAACACAACATCCCCGGGTCCATCTCTGCCCACTGCAGAGCAGGAAACAGAGCCTGTCCACCTTGACCGTCAGCagtttgaggaggaggaagaagagctgCAGGACATCTGGAATCAGACTCCTAACTACAGACAGAGCATCTGCTCAGACATCATGTACCAGTCCACCCTGGACGCCAATGTTGCCCCACACCAATCCAAAGCGCCTCATTCCCCATCACCTTCACCCAAGGCCCCAAATGTGCTGTACAGAAATCTGGTCACAGCCTCGGCTCCCAACCTTCTCGTGGCCGAGTTCAAACTGCCGTCCCATATTCAGAGCTTGCTGGGCTACAACAAGGAGCAGAGTCCCAGAAGTCACCTCCCTCCACTGGCTCAAGGACACAGGAGGTCCTGGGCAGCATTTCCTAACAGGGAAGCAGAAAGCAAGACCGCGGTGTCCGTGAACGAAACTGCATGTGACCCAGTGAAGCTGCCCGATGTAGGTGACAATCATAGATACATCTATCAGTacagagaggatgaggaggaggaagaggaggcaaaGGTGAGGGAGGTGGTGGATGAGCACACAGGTGGTTCAAAG GACCAGTCCATGAGTTTGCTGTCGGTTCACATGGATTTGGGAGGGGCGTGTCATCACAGACAAGCTTCACAAAGCCTGGAGGACACGGAGAGGCAGGAAGAGCCGGCGGCCACGGGAGGGCGCTGTTTCACCTTG AGTGGAAAGCCTGACTTGCAGTCAATGGAGGGGACACTGGAGAGGAAGCACAAGCTGCAGCTGGCaggaaagaaa GCGACCTCCAGAGGCTGGAACTCTTACCACGTTGTCCTACATAGAAACACCTTGTGCTTTTACCAGGATAGAAAGGATACACTCAGG AATTCTGCATGTGGCCTGCCACTGAACCTCATGGGAGCCGAGTGCTCACCCGCGCCAGAGTACACGAAGAAAAGCAACTGCTTCCGACTCCA GCTCCGTGATGGGTCTGAATATCTGTTCAACGCACCCTCGCGCTTCATGATGAGGAAATGGATGATGAAAATACAAGCAAACACAG GTCAGAGAGAGTCTGTGTCCTCAATATCCAGTGTTCCTGCAGAACAAGGCCTCCCCGTTTCCCT AAATCTGTCCCCGTGCTCCGGTTGTCATGATCTGGCCAGATGCCACTGTTACTCCCGACATGATGTCACCTCCACGTTCCCCAGGCGCGAACCAGCGAGTGTCGCCCAGAGCAAAGAGATCATTGTCCTCACCAGAGAGTTCAGTCAGATGCCACAGAGTCATTTAAGGAGTTTAGATGAACACTCCGCTATCTCATCCTACCTTGGAGGCTGCTGGG ATGAGGATAAAGGCAACATGAAGCAGACAATGACTAACAGACTATCTGGAGCGTCACGTGACCacacctcttcctctcctcaatCACCACTATGCAGTGGTCAGGAATGGCTCATCAACAAGCGTCGCTCCCACTCCTTCACGTCAG caACTTACCAGAAGATCAAGCCCACGTTGCACACCCCCAGAGGTGTGGAGAGAGGCTCAAACTACAGCGTGACCCTGGTGGTTGGAGACAAGTTGTCAGACGGCACGTCCACAAACAGAAGCTCTGAGCCTCCGCTGCTGGCGGTGGCTGGGCTGCAGCAGGAGAGCCATCACGACTCGGATCTGAGGAGCTACGCCAGCCTGCCACGGCCTCGCAACAAATCCGTCTTCCAGAAGTTCTTTGGGAAGAGGGATCTCTGA